The Heyndrickxia acidicola sequence TTTATTAGGCAATCTCCCTTATAAATCAAGGAACGATTGTAAAAACTGTTATCATGGTTGTTTCTTGGATTCAAGAGGCAGGAAATGAGTGGCTTGGGAGATGATGGTTTGTACATACATTTAGGTGGAATAATGGAAACAGTTTTTCGAACGGCACTTTCCTTCTCTTTGTTAATGGTAATTACCTATACCCTTGGCAAGCTTATTAACTCTAAAATGACACACTCCCATTTTGCAGTTGCCATTACCTTAGGCTCGGTTATTGCTAATATGAGCTTTGATTTAAATATAAACTTTTTCTCTATGCTTTCCTCCTTAATAACGTTGGTTGCCATTGCCTTAGTTACCTCTTATGTTTCTTTAAAAAATAGACGTATCAGGAAATGGGTGGCAGGAAAACCTGTAAAGCTGGTTGAAAAAGGTAAAATATTGGAGGGGAATCTTGCGAAGGCTTTTTTAACAACGGAGATGCTGAACCAATTTCTGAGAGAGAATGGCATCTTTGATATAGAGGAGGTTGAGTATGCCTTTCTCGAGAATGACGGAAAATTGTCAGCCTTAAAAAAATTTCCCTATCGAATTCCAGTCAACCACCAATTTGGTTACATATCGCCAGAAAGCTTTCAGATGCCAATTGAAATTATTGTGGATGGGGAAATTCTATTATCTAACCTGGGTAGGATAAATAACGGAGAAGAATGGATCACAGGACAATTAAAGGATAGAGGACTTAAAGTAAAAGATGTCAACTATGCTGTTTTAAATTCAAAAGGAAAGCTTTTTATTGATACATACAAGGATTTTTAACGAAGGATGTTATAAAGACCTTTA is a genomic window containing:
- a CDS encoding DUF421 domain-containing protein; its protein translation is MSGLGDDGLYIHLGGIMETVFRTALSFSLLMVITYTLGKLINSKMTHSHFAVAITLGSVIANMSFDLNINFFSMLSSLITLVAIALVTSYVSLKNRRIRKWVAGKPVKLVEKGKILEGNLAKAFLTTEMLNQFLRENGIFDIEEVEYAFLENDGKLSALKKFPYRIPVNHQFGYISPESFQMPIEIIVDGEILLSNLGRINNGEEWITGQLKDRGLKVKDVNYAVLNSKGKLFIDTYKDF